Proteins found in one Neomonachus schauinslandi chromosome 1, ASM220157v2, whole genome shotgun sequence genomic segment:
- the TMEM50B gene encoding transmembrane protein 50B produces the protein MAGFLDNFRWPECECIDWSERRNAVASVVAGILFFTGWWIMIDAAVVYPKPEQLNHAFHTCGVFSTLAFFMINAVSNAQVRGDSYESGCLGRTGARVWLFIGFMLMFGSLIASMWILFGAYVTQNTDVYPGLAVFFQNALIFFSTLIYKFGRTEELWT, from the exons ATGGCAGGCTTCCTCGATAATTTCCGTTGGCCAGAATGCGAATGTATTGACTGGAGTGAGAGAAGAAATGCCGTGGCTTCTGTGGTGGCAGGCATATTG TTTTTTACAGGTTGGTGGATAATGATTGACGCCGCCGTGGTGTACCCTAAGCCAGAGCAGTTGAACCATGCTTTTCACACGTGTGGCGTGTTCTCCACATTGGCTTTCTTCAT GATAAATGCTGTGTCCAACGCTCAAGTGAGGGGGGACAGCTATGAAAGCGGCTGTTTGGGAAGAACAG GTGCTCGAGTTTGGCTCTTCATTGGTTTCATGTTGATGTTTGGGTCACTTATTGCTTCCATGTGGATTCTTTTTGGTGCATATGTTACCCAAA ATACCGATGTTTATCCAGGACTGGCTGTGTTTTTTCAAAATGCACTTATATTTTTTAG CACTCTGATCTACAAATTCGGAAGAACTGAAGAGCTGTGGACCTGA
- the IFNGR2 gene encoding interferon gamma receptor 2 isoform X1 — protein MRPPPSLLSLLLPLLLLLGGRAAAAALADSRAQLPAPRNPKVHLYNAEQVLSWEPGSLSNDTRPVVYQVQFKYPSDSRWYDTRDIGVDCMNVTTTECNFTPTSLSNGFPPHFNVSLRVRAKLEDLVSPWLSVPWFLYYWNVTVGPPENVWVTPGEGSLIIRFSSPFDIPASLATFVYYVHYWEKAGIQKVKGPFRSNSIVLNDLKPLREYCLQVKAHLVWTYYNNISRPGHLSNISCYETTMDATTKLQQVIIIAVGIFLLLSALAGACFFLVLKYKGLIKYWFHSPPSIPSQIEEYLKDPSQPILEALDKDTSPTDDAWDSVSIVSFPDKEQEDVPQSTLTQDSGPVCQPVGQEL, from the exons ACTCTCGCGCCCAGCTGCCAGCTCCTCGAAACCCGAAGGTTCACCTGTACAATGCCGAGCAGGTTCTGAGTTGGGAGCCGGGGTCGCTGAGCAATGACACAAGGCCGGTGGTCTACCAGGTGCAGTTCAAATA CCCCTCTGACAGTCGGTGGTACGACACCAGGGACATAGGCGTGGACTGTATGAACGTCACCACGACGGAGTGTAACTTCACCCCAACCAGCCTGTCAAATGGTTTCCCACCACATTTCAACGTCTCTCTACGTGTCCGAGCTAAGTTGGAGGACCTGGTTTCCCCATGGCTGTCAGTGCCTTGGTTCCTATACTATTGGAATG TTACCGTTGGACCTCCTGAGAACGTCTGGGTGACCCCGGGAGAAGGCTCCCTGATCATcagattctcctctcccttcgacatccctgcctccctggccacTTTTGTGTACTACGTCCATTACTGGGAAAAGGCAGGAATCCAAAAG GTTAAAGGTCCCTTCAGGAGCAACTCCATTGTGCTGAATGACTTGAAGCCCTTAAGAGAATACTGTTTACAAGTGAAGGCGCATCTGGTTTGGACATACTACAACAACATCTCTAGACCCGGACATTTAAGCAACATATCTTGCTACGAAACAACAATGGATG CCACTACCAAGCTTCAACAAGTCATTATCATTGCCGTGGGTATCTTTCTGTTGCTGTCGGCGCTGGCGGGGGCCTGTTTCTTCCTGGTCCTGAAATACAAAGGCCTGATAAAATACTGGTTTCACTCTCCGCCAAGCATCCCGTCACAAATCGAAGAG TATTTAAAGGACCCGAGCCAGCCTATCTTAGAGGCCCTGGACAAGGACACGTCGCCAACGGATGATGCCTGGGACTCTGTGTCCATCGTTTCGTTTCCAGATAAGGAGCAAGAAGACGTTCCCCAAAGCACTTTGACCCAAGACTCTGGTCCGGTCTGCCAGCCTGTGGGACAAGAGCTCTGA
- the IFNGR2 gene encoding interferon gamma receptor 2 isoform X2: protein MTQGRWSTSPSDSRWYDTRDIGVDCMNVTTTECNFTPTSLSNGFPPHFNVSLRVRAKLEDLVSPWLSVPWFLYYWNVTVGPPENVWVTPGEGSLIIRFSSPFDIPASLATFVYYVHYWEKAGIQKVKGPFRSNSIVLNDLKPLREYCLQVKAHLVWTYYNNISRPGHLSNISCYETTMDATTKLQQVIIIAVGIFLLLSALAGACFFLVLKYKGLIKYWFHSPPSIPSQIEEYLKDPSQPILEALDKDTSPTDDAWDSVSIVSFPDKEQEDVPQSTLTQDSGPVCQPVGQEL, encoded by the exons ATGACACAAGGCCGGTGGTCTACCAG CCCCTCTGACAGTCGGTGGTACGACACCAGGGACATAGGCGTGGACTGTATGAACGTCACCACGACGGAGTGTAACTTCACCCCAACCAGCCTGTCAAATGGTTTCCCACCACATTTCAACGTCTCTCTACGTGTCCGAGCTAAGTTGGAGGACCTGGTTTCCCCATGGCTGTCAGTGCCTTGGTTCCTATACTATTGGAATG TTACCGTTGGACCTCCTGAGAACGTCTGGGTGACCCCGGGAGAAGGCTCCCTGATCATcagattctcctctcccttcgacatccctgcctccctggccacTTTTGTGTACTACGTCCATTACTGGGAAAAGGCAGGAATCCAAAAG GTTAAAGGTCCCTTCAGGAGCAACTCCATTGTGCTGAATGACTTGAAGCCCTTAAGAGAATACTGTTTACAAGTGAAGGCGCATCTGGTTTGGACATACTACAACAACATCTCTAGACCCGGACATTTAAGCAACATATCTTGCTACGAAACAACAATGGATG CCACTACCAAGCTTCAACAAGTCATTATCATTGCCGTGGGTATCTTTCTGTTGCTGTCGGCGCTGGCGGGGGCCTGTTTCTTCCTGGTCCTGAAATACAAAGGCCTGATAAAATACTGGTTTCACTCTCCGCCAAGCATCCCGTCACAAATCGAAGAG TATTTAAAGGACCCGAGCCAGCCTATCTTAGAGGCCCTGGACAAGGACACGTCGCCAACGGATGATGCCTGGGACTCTGTGTCCATCGTTTCGTTTCCAGATAAGGAGCAAGAAGACGTTCCCCAAAGCACTTTGACCCAAGACTCTGGTCCGGTCTGCCAGCCTGTGGGACAAGAGCTCTGA